One Moorella sp. E308F genomic region harbors:
- a CDS encoding two-component system sensor histidine kinase NtrB, translating into MAYSFPEEDREYLTEKLAIVGELAAGMAHEIRNPLTSIRGFLQLLQTKFDPQALEQEYFAIMFDELDRINNIIKEFLSLSKPSQPQLQITPFGQLVAEALLLAEQEAIMHEVKLVQHLAPELPLLCLDPGQMKQVILNLTSNAIQAAGPGGEVIVASYLDAPAGQVVTTIQDNGPGIPPEQLKLIFEPFYTTKENGTGLGLTLSNRIVASHGGKIEVTSKVGEGSCFSIYLPVT; encoded by the coding sequence GTGGCTTATTCTTTTCCTGAAGAGGACCGGGAATATTTAACAGAAAAACTGGCCATTGTCGGTGAACTGGCTGCCGGTATGGCCCATGAAATCCGCAATCCTCTAACTTCCATTCGCGGTTTTTTACAACTCTTACAAACTAAATTTGACCCCCAAGCCCTCGAGCAAGAATATTTTGCCATCATGTTTGACGAACTCGATCGCATCAATAATATTATTAAGGAGTTCCTATCTCTTTCCAAGCCTTCCCAGCCCCAGTTGCAGATAACTCCTTTTGGCCAGCTGGTGGCCGAAGCCCTGCTCCTGGCCGAGCAGGAAGCTATAATGCATGAGGTAAAACTGGTCCAGCACCTGGCACCAGAGCTGCCCCTTTTATGCCTGGATCCTGGCCAGATGAAACAGGTCATTCTCAATCTCACTTCCAATGCCATCCAGGCGGCCGGTCCAGGAGGCGAGGTAATTGTAGCTTCTTACCTGGATGCGCCTGCCGGCCAGGTCGTCACTACCATTCAAGATAATGGCCCGGGAATTCCCCCGGAACAACTGAAATTGATCTTTGAACCCTTTTATACCACCAAGGAAAACGGCACCGGTCTGGGACTGACCCTAAGCAACCGTATCGTTGCCAGCCATGGTGGTAAAATAGAAGTTACAAGCAAAGTAGGGGAGGGAAGTTGTTTCAGCATTTACCTGCCTGTAACTTAA
- a CDS encoding PHP domain-containing protein gives MVYADLHIHTLASDGSLTPAAVLEQAKKIGLKTLSFTDHESLAGYYQTRNYARELELDLLPGIEMVTSFKGHEIHLLGYNFDPYSPVLISALQTICRERNFLARKIIQRLQALGFNISWEQALKLIPPGGVLGKNHILQLLRQAGYIREPAQTIEFLRRYLSPGGLAYIPYEGNPLPRAIALIHAAKGIAVLAHPGLIRDDGLLNLILEEDIDGLEVFYYYLGDKGRAAIRYFYRLALERRLLITGGTDFHGIYTPVEMGSMGISARMVKRLKDFKEAPVKI, from the coding sequence TTGGTATACGCTGATCTCCACATTCACACCCTGGCTTCGGACGGAAGCCTAACGCCGGCTGCAGTCCTGGAACAGGCAAAAAAAATCGGTCTCAAGACCCTTAGCTTTACCGATCATGAAAGCCTTGCCGGTTATTACCAGACTCGCAATTATGCCCGGGAACTCGAACTGGATCTCCTGCCTGGGATTGAAATGGTTACAAGTTTTAAAGGTCACGAAATCCATCTCCTTGGTTATAACTTTGATCCCTATTCTCCCGTACTAATCTCCGCTTTACAAACAATCTGCCGGGAACGAAATTTCCTTGCCCGCAAAATTATCCAGCGCCTGCAAGCCCTTGGTTTTAATATTAGCTGGGAACAGGCCTTAAAGCTAATACCCCCTGGCGGGGTCTTGGGAAAAAACCACATCCTGCAACTTTTACGGCAGGCTGGTTATATCCGGGAACCTGCCCAGACAATCGAATTTTTGCGGCGTTATTTATCCCCCGGGGGCCTGGCCTACATCCCCTATGAAGGTAACCCCTTGCCTCGAGCAATCGCCTTGATTCACGCCGCCAAAGGGATTGCCGTGCTGGCCCATCCAGGCCTGATCAGAGACGACGGGCTGTTAAATCTCATCCTGGAAGAGGACATTGACGGCCTGGAGGTATTTTATTATTATCTAGGGGATAAAGGAAGAGCCGCTATCCGTTATTTCTACCGGCTGGCCCTGGAACGGCGGCTTCTCATTACCGGTGGCACCGATTTCCACGGTATTTATACGCCAGTAGAAATGGGCTCTATGGGTATTTCCGCCAGGATGGTTAAAAGGCTAAAGGATTTTAAGGAGGCACCTGTAAAAATATGA
- a CDS encoding UPF0182 family membrane protein produces MSILNRIRVILLIFIFGGLGIAFLGSRFLADWYWFGEVGYRQVLITRLLSDWSLRLGVLSFFFLFFYFNLLFTYRGLNLSPSPSRESWSLKEYLVDRFVTRRRLTILFLMISLAGALLFSPLAAGKWLVVRQYLQATNFGFTDPLFARDIGFYVFKLPFYNFLYILIVTALVGAALVTGFFYLLFNPGELLGFRKGRFARPQVHFSTLVALFFLVQAWGFRLRAFDLVRSPRGVAFGASYTDIHALLPGYNILAGVAVACALIIFLNAFRRNLKLVGISVLAFIAAYALLVVILPLAVQKFQVEPNEFAREEPYLRFNIDLTRRAFGLDKIAVREFPARNNLTPADLEQEKITLDNIRLWDYRPLQQTYSQLQEIRSYYSFKDIDVDRYTLGNSLRQVMLSARELDQNKLPDRARTWINERMRYTHGYGLAMNLASTVTPGGQPEFIAGDLPFRSSAGIQLNEPRIYYGELTGDYVITGGRAAEFDYPSSEGDNFVETRYAGKGGVALNNYWRRLIFAFRFNDYRLLMSRELTPESKILYYRNIQERVRKIMPYLRYDADPYLVVAGGRLYWLLDAYTLTNMYPYSEPVDEGFNYIRNAVKVVVDAYNGTVDYYLIDPHEPLSQTLAKIFPGLFKPLEAMPSELRQHLRYPAELLAIQARMLASYHMENTMLFYNKEDAWSIAEEMVGDQRRAMEPYYTLLRLPGEQEEEYILMLPFTPARRVNMVAWLAARNDGPHYGQLLLYTFPKNRSIYGPMQIEARIDQEPAISQQLTLWDQHGSRVIRGNLLVLPIKEALLYVEPIFLQAQESKLPELRQVVVAYGEKIVMADTLAGALKAIFGDRTAVTPPPATTAPPSGSLTTSNLATSIQEANRLYSEAQEKLKLGDWAGYGENMKKLGQILQEMQQNYR; encoded by the coding sequence ATGAGCATCCTGAACCGCATACGGGTAATCCTATTAATCTTCATCTTTGGCGGGCTGGGTATTGCCTTCCTGGGTTCCCGTTTCCTGGCTGACTGGTACTGGTTTGGCGAAGTCGGCTACCGCCAGGTCCTCATCACCAGGCTTTTATCCGACTGGAGCCTGCGGCTGGGAGTCCTATCCTTTTTCTTCCTTTTCTTTTACTTCAACTTGCTATTTACCTACAGAGGACTAAATTTATCTCCTTCCCCCAGCCGGGAAAGCTGGAGCTTAAAAGAGTACCTGGTTGACCGTTTCGTTACCCGGCGGCGGTTGACCATCCTTTTCCTCATGATCAGCCTTGCCGGCGCCTTGCTTTTCAGTCCCCTGGCAGCTGGTAAATGGCTGGTTGTCCGGCAATACCTGCAGGCAACTAACTTTGGGTTTACTGATCCCTTATTCGCCAGAGATATTGGCTTTTACGTCTTCAAATTACCGTTTTACAATTTTCTCTATATCCTTATAGTCACGGCCCTGGTAGGAGCCGCCCTGGTTACCGGCTTTTTCTACCTGCTTTTTAATCCCGGGGAACTCCTGGGCTTTAGAAAGGGTCGCTTTGCCCGTCCCCAGGTTCATTTTTCCACTCTGGTGGCCCTCTTCTTCCTGGTCCAGGCCTGGGGTTTCCGCCTGCGGGCCTTTGATCTGGTCCGTTCACCCCGGGGTGTAGCCTTTGGCGCCAGTTATACAGATATCCACGCCCTGCTACCGGGGTATAACATCCTGGCCGGCGTAGCCGTAGCCTGTGCCTTGATTATCTTCCTCAATGCCTTCCGCCGCAATCTCAAGCTGGTAGGCATAAGTGTCTTGGCTTTCATTGCTGCTTATGCCTTGCTGGTAGTTATTCTACCCCTGGCAGTACAGAAATTCCAGGTAGAGCCCAATGAGTTTGCCCGGGAAGAACCCTACCTGCGTTTTAATATCGACCTTACCCGCCGCGCCTTTGGTTTAGATAAAATAGCCGTCCGGGAATTCCCGGCCCGTAATAATCTTACCCCGGCCGACCTGGAACAGGAGAAGATTACCCTGGATAATATCCGCCTGTGGGATTACCGGCCCCTGCAGCAAACCTACAGCCAGCTCCAGGAAATCCGCTCCTACTATAGCTTTAAGGACATCGACGTCGACCGTTATACCTTGGGAAACAGCCTGCGCCAGGTCATGCTTTCAGCCCGTGAGCTGGACCAGAATAAACTACCCGACCGTGCCAGGACCTGGATCAACGAAAGAATGCGTTATACTCACGGATACGGCCTGGCTATGAATCTGGCCAGCACCGTTACGCCGGGAGGCCAGCCCGAATTTATTGCCGGCGATTTACCCTTCCGCAGCAGTGCCGGAATCCAGCTGAACGAACCCCGCATCTATTACGGTGAGTTAACCGGTGATTACGTTATTACTGGCGGCAGGGCGGCTGAGTTCGATTATCCCTCCAGTGAGGGTGATAACTTCGTCGAAACCCGGTATGCGGGGAAGGGGGGAGTGGCCCTCAATAACTACTGGCGGCGTCTCATCTTTGCCTTCCGCTTTAATGACTACCGGTTATTGATGAGCAGGGAATTGACGCCCGAAAGCAAAATCCTCTACTACCGCAATATCCAGGAACGGGTCCGCAAGATTATGCCTTACTTGCGGTATGACGCCGATCCTTACCTGGTGGTCGCCGGCGGGCGGCTGTACTGGCTGCTTGACGCCTATACTTTAACCAATATGTACCCCTATTCCGAACCAGTCGACGAGGGTTTTAATTACATCCGCAATGCGGTAAAGGTGGTAGTTGATGCTTATAACGGTACGGTCGACTATTACCTTATTGATCCCCATGAGCCTTTAAGCCAGACCCTGGCCAAAATTTTCCCCGGCCTCTTCAAACCTCTGGAGGCCATGCCGTCCGAACTGCGCCAACACCTGCGTTATCCTGCAGAACTGCTGGCCATCCAGGCCAGGATGCTGGCCAGCTACCACATGGAAAACACCATGCTTTTCTATAACAAGGAAGATGCCTGGAGCATCGCCGAGGAAATGGTGGGCGACCAGCGCCGAGCTATGGAACCCTATTATACCTTGCTGCGCCTGCCCGGCGAACAGGAAGAGGAATATATATTGATGCTGCCCTTCACCCCGGCGCGCAGGGTTAATATGGTGGCCTGGCTGGCGGCCCGCAATGACGGCCCCCACTACGGCCAGCTCCTACTTTATACGTTCCCTAAAAATCGTTCCATTTATGGTCCCATGCAAATTGAAGCTCGTATTGACCAGGAACCCGCCATCTCCCAGCAACTTACCCTCTGGGACCAGCACGGTTCCCGGGTTATCCGCGGTAATCTCCTGGTTCTACCCATTAAAGAAGCATTGCTCTATGTGGAACCAATTTTCCTCCAGGCCCAGGAGAGCAAGTTGCCGGAACTCCGCCAGGTGGTAGTTGCTTACGGGGAGAAAATAGTCATGGCCGACACCCTGGCCGGTGCCCTGAAGGCCATTTTCGGTGACCGGACAGCTGTTACCCCGCCACCGGCAACAACGGCACCTCCTTCCGGGTCGCTTACAACTAGCAATTTAGCAACTTCCATCCAGGAAGCCAACCGCCTTTACAGTGAGGCTCAGGAAAAACTGAAACTGGGCGACTGGGCCGGTTATGGCGAAAACATGAAGAAACTGGGACAGATTCTCCAGGAGATGCAACAAAATTACCGCTGA
- a CDS encoding response regulator produces MTAVGVFIVEDDPMVLEIHRRFIESVPGFQVVGAAQDGQSALEGVQNTGAQLVILDIFMPEIDGLTLLRQLRQLTVPVDVIVVTAAQEASTVQEALWLGAVDYLIKPFRFERLRQALERYRNRCRQLMQLKTNELKQEDLDRILETRPEANRPDLPKGLQDKTLDLVIQVLKSRSPSSLSAREVAEMAGLSRITARRYLEYLLGLGLVIAEPEYGSVGRPLNRYRWNEGSGENRQ; encoded by the coding sequence ATGACGGCGGTGGGCGTCTTTATTGTCGAGGATGATCCAATGGTGCTGGAGATCCACAGGCGGTTCATAGAGTCGGTACCGGGTTTCCAGGTGGTAGGTGCGGCCCAGGACGGTCAATCGGCCTTAGAAGGGGTGCAGAACACCGGGGCGCAGCTAGTTATACTGGATATCTTTATGCCCGAGATAGACGGGCTTACCCTTCTACGCCAGCTCCGCCAGCTTACCGTCCCTGTAGACGTTATCGTGGTTACAGCCGCCCAGGAAGCAAGTACAGTGCAGGAAGCTTTGTGGCTTGGCGCCGTCGATTATCTTATTAAACCATTCAGGTTTGAGCGGTTGCGGCAGGCATTGGAGCGCTACCGTAACCGCTGCCGACAGTTAATGCAGTTAAAGACAAATGAGCTGAAACAAGAAGACCTGGACCGGATCTTGGAGACCAGACCAGAAGCCAACAGGCCGGACCTTCCTAAAGGCCTGCAGGATAAGACCCTGGATTTGGTAATTCAGGTACTAAAGTCCCGGTCGCCATCCTCCTTATCCGCGCGGGAAGTGGCTGAAATGGCAGGGCTTTCTCGCATCACCGCCCGCCGTTATTTGGAATACCTGCTGGGCCTCGGTCTCGTGATTGCAGAACCTGAATACGGCAGCGTAGGGAGGCCCCTGAACCGCTACCGCTGGAACGAGGGTAGTGGCGAGAATAGACAGTAA
- a CDS encoding ATP-binding protein, which translates to MRRLRPSTLQGQVLSLLLAVLLLAFGLVGLIVNRAVKIELEERVGRQALNLARAVARHDVLRRYLGQPSGSIFIQPVMEDIRRATGAEFIVTFDNKGIRYSHPVPERIGKHVVGGDEGPALQGKEYVSVAVGTLGTSVRGFAPVYDYRGQQVGAVLVGFLAQDVKFQIGKVLKQVYLALVVGILAAVLGSYFVVRRIKAIMFNMEPSEIAKLLKEREAILTSLHEGLVTVDKEGRITFVNDNARRILRCDPEVIGRNVEKVIPGARLLAVLKTGLAELNREQLTNFGVIVSNVVPIKVKDELVGAVASFRDRTEVKQMADELSGVRRYAEALRTQAHEFRNKLHTIAGFLQLGDHERALNYIMEAIDPQQDLLLFLNRRIKAETLTALLLGKSGRARELGIKFVVLPNTRVDWLPPDIDQNDICTIVANLIENAFEAVLTLPADRRRIEVLLESSPEQLEILVADSGSGVPPSLRREIFRNGFSTKSNGRGIGLALVERLVKNLGGSITVGQSPLGGALFSVRIPWPERVED; encoded by the coding sequence ATGCGCCGCCTTAGACCGTCAACCCTCCAAGGGCAGGTCTTATCCCTGCTACTGGCTGTTTTATTGCTTGCCTTTGGTCTGGTCGGGTTAATCGTCAATAGGGCCGTTAAGATCGAACTTGAGGAAAGGGTGGGGCGACAAGCGCTGAACCTGGCCCGCGCCGTCGCCCGCCATGATGTGTTGCGGCGGTATTTGGGTCAGCCCTCCGGCAGCATATTCATCCAACCAGTGATGGAAGACATCCGCCGGGCTACGGGCGCTGAGTTCATCGTGACCTTCGACAATAAGGGTATCCGCTACTCTCACCCGGTTCCTGAAAGGATAGGCAAGCATGTAGTTGGCGGGGATGAAGGTCCTGCCTTACAGGGTAAAGAGTATGTATCGGTAGCCGTGGGTACCTTGGGCACTTCGGTCCGAGGTTTTGCCCCTGTATATGATTACAGGGGGCAGCAGGTCGGTGCCGTTCTGGTAGGATTTCTCGCCCAGGACGTAAAATTCCAGATAGGCAAGGTACTAAAGCAAGTCTACCTTGCCTTAGTGGTAGGGATTTTGGCTGCGGTTTTAGGCTCCTATTTTGTGGTGAGAAGGATAAAGGCCATTATGTTTAACATGGAGCCTTCGGAAATAGCAAAACTTTTGAAGGAAAGAGAAGCCATTTTGACCTCCCTGCACGAAGGCTTAGTCACGGTAGACAAAGAGGGCCGGATAACCTTTGTCAACGATAATGCGCGGCGCATCCTGCGCTGCGACCCCGAAGTAATCGGCCGCAACGTAGAAAAGGTTATACCGGGCGCCAGGTTGCTGGCGGTGCTCAAGACGGGGCTGGCCGAGCTAAACCGGGAGCAGTTGACGAACTTCGGGGTGATCGTGAGCAACGTAGTGCCCATTAAGGTGAAGGATGAGTTAGTCGGAGCTGTGGCCAGCTTCCGCGATAGGACTGAGGTGAAACAAATGGCCGATGAACTAAGCGGTGTCCGGCGCTACGCGGAAGCCCTCCGTACACAGGCCCACGAGTTTCGCAACAAGCTCCATACCATTGCTGGCTTCCTGCAGCTCGGAGACCATGAGAGGGCGTTGAACTATATCATGGAGGCAATAGACCCCCAACAGGATTTACTCCTGTTTCTCAACCGGAGGATCAAGGCTGAGACCCTTACCGCATTGTTGCTGGGTAAAAGCGGCAGGGCGCGAGAGCTGGGGATAAAGTTTGTCGTGCTGCCTAATACCCGGGTGGACTGGCTTCCGCCGGACATAGACCAGAACGACATCTGTACTATTGTGGCCAACCTTATAGAGAACGCCTTTGAAGCGGTGTTGACTTTACCGGCCGACCGGAGGCGTATAGAGGTTTTGTTAGAGAGTTCCCCCGAGCAGCTAGAGATCCTCGTGGCCGATTCCGGTTCCGGTGTCCCGCCCTCGCTGCGCCGAGAAATATTTAGAAACGGTTTCTCTACTAAGAGCAACGGCCGGGGTATCGGCCTGGCCCTGGTGGAGAGGCTGGTGAAGAATCTAGGCGGGAGTATAACGGTGGGACAATCACCCTTGGGGGGAGCCCTGTTCAGCGTGCGCATACCCTGGCCTGAAAGGGTGGAAGACTGA
- a CDS encoding D-alanine--D-alanine ligase: protein MKIAVLMGGPSSEREISLKSGAAVAAALEGLGHEVKKIDLDEEVVAKLKAFAPDVVFNALHGKPGEDGSVQGLLEILGIPYTGSRVLASAITMDKIMTKRILRQAGLPTPDFLNWTAAQYASGCEEVKKRILKDLGLPVVIKAPTQGSTIGTFIVREEGELATAIEGALKYDPCFMAEAFLPGPEITAAVLGNSDPLVLPLIEIVSHTGFYDYTAKYTPGLSDHIIPPRLPEAVLAAAASLARQAYILLGCRGFARVDMIVAGGQSPQVIEVNSVPGMTATSLVPDAARAAGLDFPTLVQKIVELALEA from the coding sequence ATGAAAATCGCCGTCTTAATGGGAGGCCCTTCTTCCGAAAGGGAAATTTCCTTAAAGAGCGGGGCCGCTGTTGCCGCAGCCCTGGAAGGACTGGGGCACGAGGTTAAAAAAATCGACCTGGATGAGGAAGTAGTTGCTAAACTAAAGGCTTTTGCTCCCGATGTTGTGTTCAACGCCCTGCACGGCAAGCCGGGAGAAGACGGTTCCGTTCAGGGTTTGCTGGAGATTCTGGGCATCCCCTATACGGGCAGTCGCGTCCTGGCCAGCGCTATTACTATGGATAAAATCATGACCAAACGCATCTTACGCCAGGCCGGCCTGCCCACACCGGATTTTTTAAACTGGACTGCCGCCCAGTATGCATCCGGCTGCGAAGAGGTAAAGAAACGCATTTTAAAGGACCTGGGTTTACCGGTGGTCATTAAAGCCCCGACCCAGGGTTCTACAATCGGCACCTTTATCGTCAGGGAGGAAGGAGAGCTAGCTACCGCCATTGAAGGCGCCTTAAAGTATGATCCGTGCTTTATGGCCGAGGCTTTTCTTCCCGGCCCGGAAATAACGGCCGCCGTCCTGGGCAATAGCGATCCCCTGGTCCTGCCTCTTATTGAAATTGTTTCCCATACCGGCTTTTATGATTATACGGCTAAATATACTCCGGGTTTAAGTGATCATATTATCCCACCCCGGCTGCCGGAGGCCGTCCTGGCCGCAGCCGCCTCCCTGGCCCGCCAGGCTTATATCCTCCTGGGCTGCCGCGGCTTTGCCCGGGTGGATATGATTGTGGCCGGAGGGCAGTCTCCCCAGGTCATCGAAGTCAACAGCGTGCCGGGGATGACGGCCACCAGCCTGGTTCCCGACGCTGCCCGGGCTGCCGGGCTGGACTTCCCGACCCTGGTGCAAAAAATAGTCGAACTGGCCCTGGAAGCTTGA
- a CDS encoding 2-hydroxycarboxylate transporter family protein yields MAIVQERKQVATFTILGLPWYYFTIAAAIVLMSGLWTFGKKTLLPLNLIGAFAFMAVLGAIFNEVGNRFPIINTYLGGGPIVIIFGTAALVHFKILPKPLTDLIGNFMQDWGFLEWYIASLITGSILGMNRKLLVKAFARYIPAILAGVVAALGLVGIVGAVTGYGWREAILFIGIPIMGGGMGAGAVPLSKIYAGASGGDAAKLLSMMIPAVALGNALAIIFAGLLDRLGRVKPQYTGNGQLMKVADDSIIKADEKPALKLEMLGTGLLLAGTFFVIGQFFGMLFPSIHAFAWMIIAVAVVKALGLIPHQYEAAAYYWFQFVMSNFTGVLLVGIGVKYTSLADIIKAFTPAYLLLVGITVLGAIIGTWYAGKLVGFYEIESSITAGLCMANMGGTGDVAILSAARRMEIMPFAQISSRIGGAIMLIIGGLLINILSKI; encoded by the coding sequence ATGGCGATAGTCCAAGAACGGAAACAGGTTGCCACATTCACTATTCTGGGTCTGCCATGGTATTACTTTACTATCGCTGCTGCTATCGTCCTTATGTCGGGGCTATGGACTTTCGGTAAGAAGACTTTGCTTCCCCTTAACCTCATTGGTGCGTTTGCCTTTATGGCTGTCCTCGGGGCGATTTTTAACGAGGTGGGCAACCGCTTCCCGATTATAAACACCTACTTAGGGGGCGGCCCCATAGTCATCATCTTCGGGACCGCTGCTCTGGTACATTTTAAAATCTTACCTAAACCCCTCACTGACCTAATCGGCAACTTTATGCAGGATTGGGGTTTCCTGGAGTGGTATATTGCCTCCCTCATAACCGGTTCCATCCTTGGCATGAACAGAAAACTGCTGGTGAAGGCCTTTGCCCGCTACATTCCTGCTATCCTGGCCGGCGTCGTTGCCGCGTTGGGTCTGGTGGGCATAGTGGGTGCCGTTACCGGTTACGGCTGGCGGGAGGCCATCTTGTTCATAGGCATTCCTATAATGGGCGGCGGAATGGGCGCCGGAGCAGTGCCCCTTTCTAAGATCTACGCCGGCGCATCCGGTGGGGATGCTGCCAAGCTCCTATCGATGATGATCCCAGCAGTGGCCCTGGGTAATGCCCTTGCGATTATATTCGCGGGCCTGCTCGACCGTCTGGGACGGGTCAAACCCCAGTACACGGGTAATGGCCAGCTCATGAAGGTGGCGGACGATTCCATTATCAAGGCCGACGAAAAACCGGCCCTTAAGCTTGAGATGCTAGGCACCGGTTTGTTATTGGCGGGTACCTTCTTTGTCATAGGCCAATTCTTTGGGATGCTCTTCCCTTCAATCCACGCCTTCGCGTGGATGATCATTGCCGTAGCGGTGGTGAAGGCTTTGGGGTTGATCCCCCATCAATATGAGGCGGCCGCGTACTATTGGTTCCAATTCGTGATGAGTAACTTTACCGGGGTCCTGCTGGTGGGCATTGGGGTCAAGTACACCAGCCTGGCCGATATCATTAAGGCCTTCACGCCTGCTTATCTCTTGTTAGTAGGTATAACCGTCCTGGGAGCTATCATTGGCACCTGGTATGCCGGAAAACTCGTCGGATTCTACGAGATCGAGTCCTCGATAACCGCCGGGTTGTGTATGGCTAACATGGGTGGAACGGGAGATGTGGCTATCCTGAGCGCTGCCCGACGGATGGAGATAATGCCATTCGCGCAGATCTCTTCGCGGATCGGTGGTGCCATTATGCTTATAATTGGCGGTTTGTTGATTAACATCCTCAGTAAAATATAA
- a CDS encoding triphosphoribosyl-dephospho-CoA synthase yields the protein MDLSRQFCGPFPGLRHLGSYRSGHTVLARARMVGYNFEQKMFGSTGGVNTHRRLLFLLGLAAGVAGCLLGRQGNTQINDLIAHFTGAANTRGRKLIMQWARGIAPTRLTGETPLTGLIIRHLKAGRRIEN from the coding sequence TTGGACCTTTCTCGCCAGTTTTGCGGTCCTTTCCCAGGCCTTCGGCACCTTGGCAGCTATAGGTCTGGGCATACAGTCCTTGCCAGGGCGAGGATGGTAGGCTATAACTTCGAGCAAAAGATGTTTGGAAGCACCGGCGGGGTGAACACTCACCGGCGGCTGCTGTTTCTCCTCGGCCTGGCTGCCGGGGTTGCCGGCTGTTTACTGGGAAGGCAAGGCAATACCCAAATCAACGATTTGATTGCACATTTTACGGGCGCTGCGAATACCCGGGGAAGAAAATTAATCATGCAGTGGGCGCGTGGCATAGCTCCGACCCGCTTGACAGGAGAAACCCCGCTAACAGGTCTTATCATCCGGCACCTTAAGGCAGGGAGAAGGATAGAGAATTAA